One genomic window of Salvia miltiorrhiza cultivar Shanhuang (shh) chromosome 4, IMPLAD_Smil_shh, whole genome shotgun sequence includes the following:
- the LOC131023278 gene encoding uncharacterized protein LOC131023278 translates to MAKLKRLKYVLKTWNKVTFRKVEVMLAEYQQELIDIQQHISVEGYTDDLFNREVQSVSDIVDVEAILDPVVTDIHNRVLCRIPEDEEITAAVFDMDALSSPGPDGFSGKFFQVCWAVVKKDVLKAVRAFFEKCYLPSGCNANTLVLIPKKDTISTVKDLRPIVMSNFFFKIISKVLATRLSAIAADTVTPNQFGFIKGRSIHDCIMLGSEGVNCMKRSHGGRNIACKIYITKAFDTLRWDFLLNVLRVLGYNAWFIQWIEASTANAQTIKKIMTYYGDISGQICSMEKSSVYFVDKIPAHEQRAIRGILQFARGTFPFVYLGVPIFFGRARANHLRTIHDRIINKFSRWKGAHLSMAGRLCLIKSVIQSSLTHSIMVYRWPRALLEELDRKCRNFLWTGNIQKAATCTVSWDRVSASWDEGGLGVRPFGISNRSFLMKLAWKIIKGVDFGYDLMHTRYLTAHSRIRTRTASSSVWLGVREEIEDIVDNTYNHVGSGHLTNFWLDDWMGYSIAAKCGAPPYLLFSQSVADYFFEGIWHFTQDFVNNFPEIVCDILLTPIGDDADTRF, encoded by the exons ATGGCCAAGCTCAAGCGCCTCAAATATGTGCTGAAAACTTGGAATAAGGTCACGTTCCGTAAAGTGGAGGTCATGTTGGCTGAGTATCAACAGGAGCTTATAGACATTCAGCAACATATTTCGGTCGAAGGTTACACGGATGACCTGTTCAACAGGGAGGTGCAG TCCGTGAGTGACATTGTTGATGTGGAGGCTATTCTTGACCCGGTTGTTACGGACATTCATAATAGAGTTTTATGTCGTATTCCTGAGGATGAGGAGATTACGGCTGCCGTTTTTGATATGGATGCGCTAAGCTCGCCCGGTCCGGATGGTTTCTCTGGAAAGTTCTTTCAGGTTTGCTGGGCTGTTGTGAAAAAGGATGTGCTTAAAGCGGTGCGTGCTTTCTTTGAGAAGTGCTATCTTCCTTCAGGTTGTAATGCTAACACCTTGGTTCTCATTCCGAAGAAGGATACGATCTCCACTGTTAAAGATCTTAGACCTATTGTTATgtctaatttcttcttcaagaTTATTTCCAAAGTCTTGGCTACTCGCTTGAGCGCGATTGCTGCTGATACTGTCACTCCCAatcagtttggttttatcaAAGGACGGTCAATTCATGATTGTATTATGTTGGGCTCCGAGGGTGTTAATTGCATGAAACGTTCGCATGGTGGCCGTAACATAGCGTGCAAGATTTATATTACAAAGGCTTTTGATACTCTTCGGTGGGATTTCCTTCTTAATGTGCTCCGGGTTCTTGGTTATAATGCATGGTTTATCCAGTGGATTGAG GCTTCGACTGCCAATGCTCAAACTATTAAGAAAATTATGACTTATTATGGGGATATTTCTGGTCAGATTTGCAGCATGGAGAAATCTAGTGTCTACTTCGTGGACAAAATTCCCGCTCATGAACAGCGCGCCATCAGAGGGATTCTCCAGTTCGCTCGGGGCACCTTTCCGTTTGTCTATTTGGGGGTGCCTATTTTTTTCGGTCGTGCTCGGGCCAATCATCTGAGAACTATTCATGATCgcatcattaataaattctctcGATGGAAAGGAGCTCACCTTTCTATGGCTGGTCGTCTCTGCCTTATCAAGTCTGTCATACAGAGTTCGCTAACTCACTCTATAATGGTTTACCGTTGGCCTCGTGCGCTTCTTGAAGAGTTGGACAGAAAGTGTCGTAATTTTCTATGGACGGGCAACATTCAAAAAGCGGCGACCTGCACTGTCAGCTGGGATAGGGTCAGCGCTTCTTGGGATGAAGGAGGGCTTGGAGTTCGTCCTTTTGGTATTTCGAATAGAAGTTTTCTTATGAAATTAGCTTGGAAGATTATTAAAGGTGTGGATTTTGGCTATGATTTGATGCACACGCGTTATCTTACGGCTCATAGTCGAATCCGCACTCGTACTGCCTCCTCTTCGGTGTGGCTTGGTGTTCGTGAGGAGATTGAGGACATTGTTGATAACACTTATAATCATGTTGGCTCTGGTCACCTCACTAATTTCTGGCTTGATGACTGGATGGGCTACTCTATAGCTGCCAAGTGCGGTGCTCCCCCTTATTTACTTTTCTCCCAGTCTGTTGCGGATTACTTCTTTGAGGGCATATGGCACTTTACTCAAGATTTTGTCAACAATTTTCCGGAAATTGTTTGCGACATATTGCTCACGCCTATTGGGGATGACGCTGACACAAGATTTTAG
- the LOC131023741 gene encoding short-chain dehydrogenase TIC 32, chloroplastic-like yields MMAALKYLAGIVGPSGYGSKTTAQQVADDCFSSMPSSHLTAIVTGATSGIGKETARVLAKGGVRVVIPAMDLREGEGVKESIQKESPEAEIIILELNLSSFASIKRFCSHFLSLGLPLHILINNAGIMSRQLEFSEDQIELTFATNYLGHFVLTEMLVGKMVETAAESCIEGRIVNVSSASHSWVDSKHFCFNELLHPKSYSIMKAYAQSKLAIILHARELSRQLKAKEANVTINAVHPGSIGTGIVKDFKVLHLLSGFLGSMLSKFLKSIPQGAATTCYVALSPRLAGVSGAYFADCNESHCSALASDDNIARSLWKQTHQLINNWEGKESQN; encoded by the exons ATGATGGCTGCGTTGAAATATTTGGCAGGAATTGTTGGGCCAAGTGGCTATGGCTCCAAAACTACTGCTCAACAAGTTGCTGATGATTGCTTCTCCTCCATGCCTTCATCTCATCTCACTGCAATAGTCACTG GCGCGACGTCGGGGATCGGTAAAGAGACAGCAAGAGTGCTTGCCAAGGGAGGTGTGAGAGTGGTAATTCCAGCAATGGATTTGAGGGAGGGAGAAGGAGTCAAGGAAAGTATACAAAAAGAGAGCCCAGAAGCTGAGATAATCATATTGGAGTTAAACTTGAGCTCGTTTGCTTCAATCAAAAGATTTTGCTCTCACTTCTTATCTTTAGGATTGCCGCTACACATCCTCAT AAACAATGCTGGCATAATGTCGCGACAACTGGAATTTTCTGAAGACCAAATTGAGCTTACTTTTGCAACAAATTATTTAG GCCATTTTGTATTGACAGAAATGCTAGTGGGGAAAATGGTGGAGACAGCTGCAGAATCTTGCATAGAGGGGAGAATAGTGAATGTCTCCTCTGCGAGTCACAGTTGGGTGGATAGCAAACACTTTTGCTTCAACGAATTGCTCCACCCTAAAAG CTACAGTATCATGAAAGCTTATGCTCAATCAAAATTAGCCATCATATTACATGCCAGGGAACTATCAAGACAGCTCAAG GCAAAAGAAGCAAATGTGACCATCAATGCTGTCCATCCAGGGTCTATCGGTACCGGAATTGTGAAAGATTTCAAAGTCTTGCATTTGCTTTCAG GTTTTCTCGGTTCTATGCTCTCCAAATTTCTCAAGTCAATACCACAG GGTGCGGCTACAACATGCTATGTCGCATTGAGCCCTCGACTAGCTGGCGTAAGCGGCGCGtatttcgcagactgcaatgagAGCCACTGCTCAGCCCTCGCCAGTGACGACAACATTGCTCGGAGCCTTTGGAAACAGACACATCAACTCATCAATAATTGGGAAGGAAAAGAAagtcaaaattaa